GTCGGGATTGCGGGCCTTGGCACCGTGGGCACGGCGGTCGTGCGGCTGCTCGACAGGCACGCCCAAGCGCTTGCCGCGCGCACCGGACAAAGGATCGAGGTCACGGCCGTGTCGGCCAAGGCGCGCGACAAGGATCGCGGCATCGATCTTTCGCGCTTTGCCTGGTTCGATGATCCGGTCGCGCTGGCGGCGAGCCCCGATATAGACGTTTTCGTCGAGCTGATCGGCGGCGAGGAGGGCGCGGCGCGTGCCGCCGTCGAGACTGCCATCGCGGCAGGGAAATCCGTTGTTACGGCCAATAAGGCGCTGCTCGCCAAACATGGCATGGCGCTCGCGCGCGCCGCCGAGGAAAAGGGCGTGGCGCTGGCCTTTGAGGCTTCGGTCGCCGGCGGGATTCCCGTCATCAAAACCTTGCGCGAGGGTTTTGCCGGCAATGCGATCGAGCGCATCTACGGCATTTTGAACGGTACCTGCAATTACATCCTATCGCGCATGGAAACCGAGAAATTGAGCTTCGCTGCCTGCCTGCGCGAAGCGCAGGAGCTGGGTTATGCGGAGGCCGACCCGACCTTCGACATCGGCGGGTTCGATACGGCGCACAAGCTCGCGATCCTCACAGCGCTCGCCTTCGGCACCACGATCGATCCCGACGCCATCGCGATCGAAGGCATAGAGACGATCACGCTGGCCGATCTCGAGGCCGCCGACGAATTGGGCTATCGCGTCAAACTCTTGGGCGTCGCGCAGAAGACGCTGTCAGGCATCGAGCAACGGGTCCATCCGACTATGGTGCCGAAGTCGTCGGCGATTGCACAAATCATGGGCGTTATCAATGCTGTAAGCATTAATGCTGATGCAGTACATGAACTGACTTTGGCGGGGCCAGGGGCTGGCGGAGAGGCCACGGCATCGGCTGTCGTCGCCGATCTCGCCGATCTGGCGCGCGGGTCTCATATAGCGCCATTTGGCTTGCCCGTGGCTGACTTGGCGCCCTTGCAGCGTGCCCCGCTGCAAATGCATGAGGGCGGCTATTATGTCCGGCTCTCGGTCCATAACAGGCCGGGCGCCGCCGCGGCGATCGCGACGCGCATGGCCGAGAACGGCATTTCATTGGAGAGCATCGTCCAGCGCAATGTATCCGGGTCGCGTGCAAAGGCCGCCACGCTCGATCCGGTGCCGGTGGTGCTCATCACCTATGCGACTTACGAGAAGACGATCCGGCAGGCGCTCGAATCCGTCGTGGCCGACGGTTATCTCGCCGAAAAGCCGCAGCTCATACGCATCGAGCGGGAGTGAGCATCATCCCGAAAAGCTGGAGGCTTTCCGGGATGATGAGGCGTCGAAGCGAAAGCGGCTTTATTCGCCGGCCATCAGAATGCGCTTTTCTTCGCTCTCTTGCTCCGCCTCGGCCTTGGTATAGTCGTAGAGCACGCGGCCATAGGGCAGGGTGAGATCGGCGATGAAATGATGCGCGCCGATCACATGGCGCACCGGGAAATCGGCGACCGGCGCATTGACATGCGGCACAAGATGCAAGCGGCCCGGTCCCGACCATGAGCCTTTCGGCACGATCTCGGTCAGGTTGATCGCAACGAGCTGGCAGATTTCGGGCTCGCCCGTCACGCTCGGAATGATTTTCAGATTGATCTGCGTCTTCGACAAAGTGGCGACGGTGCGATCGCCATTGCCGGTCATGCTGTGATGCTTATAGCCCATGCTGCCCATGGCGACGGTCTGCCCGGCATAGGTCAGCGTGCCGGTCAAAGTATCGTGGACGACCTCGAGCTTCGGATGCGCGTATTTCTTCGGAAAGCCCCAGATCTCGCGGCCGGCGGCGATCGGCGGATCGTCGTCGAGATACATTTGCGAGACGAAATTATAGTCCGCGCCCTTATAACGGCAGGGGATCACGAGACCCGATTCCGTATAGTCGCCGAAGCCGGAGCTATCCGGCATCCGGATCCATTCGTAATGGACGATCGCCTGATCGGCCGGTTCCAGCGGTTCCGGCAATTGCGTGCGGATGGCTTCGGGGTCGGTCTCGTATGAAATGACCATATATTCGCGATCGATGAACCGGTAGGGCCCGGCGGGATAGCTGGGGCTTCCGAGCGGCATCGACGGGAGCTTGATGACGTCTGCCTTCTTCATATGAGACCTCCGAATGGGGAGAGGATCGGGGAGCGGGTGATTATTCGGCGGTCCAGCCGCCGTCGATCGGAATATTGGCGCCGGTGATCTCGCTTGCTGCGTCGGAGCAGAGGAAGAGGGCCAAGGCGGCGACCTGCTCGACCGTCACGAATTGCTTCGTCGGCTGGGCGGCGAGAAGCACGTCGTGGATCACCTGCTCTTTGGTCAGGTGACGCGCGGCCATCGTATCGGGAATCTGCTTTTCGACGAGCGGCGTCCAGACATAGCCGGGGCTGATGCAATTCGAGGTGATCTTATGCTGGGCCAGTTCGAGCGCGACGGTCTTCGTCAGGCCCGCGATGCCATGCTTGGCGGCGACATAGGCCGATTTGAACGGCGATGCGACGAGCGAATGCGCCGACGCCGTCTGGATGATCCGGCCCCAGCCCTTGGCCTTCATGCCGGGAACGGCGGCGCGAATGGTGTGGAAGGCGGACGACAGATTGATCGCGATGATCGCATCCCATTTCTCGACAGGGAAATCCTCGATCGGCGAGACGTATTGAATACCGGCATTGTTGACGAGAATATCGACGGAGCCGAGATCGGCCTGCGCCGTCGCGATCATGGCAGCGATTTCATCCGGCTTTGACATATCGGCAGCGGAATAGACCGCGGTCACGCCGAAGTCCTGCTTGATGCCGGCCAACTCCTTGTCGATCGCGTCCTTCTCGCCAAAGCCGTTGATCATGACATTGGCGCCTTCCTTCGCGAGCGCCCGTGCAATCGCCAATCCGATGCCGCTCGTCGAGCCAGTGACGACCGCCGATTTGCCTTTCAACATATGTTTCTCCCGCGCGAAAACCGCCTGCTTGTGCGAGGCTGCACTTCAGCGTGCGCCTCGATTAGGGCTCTAAAACGCCAGCCATTCAAGCTGCACAATAGCTTGAACGGATCACGTAAAATCACCGTGACCCTTTTATGAAGCTCTTTCTTTAATAACTTTAACGAGAGGGTCTGGCCGCTCCAAGGTTTCGACAGCACTGAATTTGGCGATCTTGGTCCTTTTGTCATGGTGCTGTCGCAGCGCGTGCGTTTCATGAGGCGGAGCAGCCGGCCAGCCGATGAACAGACTGCACTCTATTTGCGCGAAATCGCGGCGGTGGCTCGCAACGAAAAGGTGAACGCGCATGGATGCCCTGACTCCCAAAACCGATATTCATTCGGGCCGCGGCTGGCGTCCCGAAGGCTGCGACCGGATCGGCCTCGTGCTGCAAGGCGGCGGCGCGCTCGGCGCCTATCAGGCCGGCGTCTATCAGGCGCTTGAGGAAGCGGGCATCATGCCCGACTGGGTATCGGGCGTCTCGATCGGCGCGATCAATTCGGCCATCATCGCGGGCAATAGGCCGGAGCGCCGGTTGGAGCGGCTGCGCACATTCTGGGAATGCATCACAGACCGCAAGGTCAGCTACTATACGCCCGACGGCGATATTTACCGGCAGATGCGTAATCTCTTGAGTTCCTGGTACACGATCGCGCTCGGGCAGCCGGGATTCTTCGCGCCCTGGAAGACGTCGCCCGTGTTCAGCGCATCCGGTGCCAAAACCGCGCTCAGCTATTACGATACCGCGCCCTTGCGCCAGACATTGCTCGAACTCGTCGATTTCGATCTCATCAATGATCCGACGCATA
The Methyloferula stellata AR4 DNA segment above includes these coding regions:
- a CDS encoding homoserine dehydrogenase, whose translation is MMRHLRVGIAGLGTVGTAVVRLLDRHAQALAARTGQRIEVTAVSAKARDKDRGIDLSRFAWFDDPVALAASPDIDVFVELIGGEEGAARAAVETAIAAGKSVVTANKALLAKHGMALARAAEEKGVALAFEASVAGGIPVIKTLREGFAGNAIERIYGILNGTCNYILSRMETEKLSFAACLREAQELGYAEADPTFDIGGFDTAHKLAILTALAFGTTIDPDAIAIEGIETITLADLEAADELGYRVKLLGVAQKTLSGIEQRVHPTMVPKSSAIAQIMGVINAVSINADAVHELTLAGPGAGGEATASAVVADLADLARGSHIAPFGLPVADLAPLQRAPLQMHEGGYYVRLSVHNRPGAAAAIATRMAENGISLESIVQRNVSGSRAKAATLDPVPVVLITYATYEKTIRQALESVVADGYLAEKPQLIRIERE
- a CDS encoding acetoacetate decarboxylase; translated protein: MKKADVIKLPSMPLGSPSYPAGPYRFIDREYMVISYETDPEAIRTQLPEPLEPADQAIVHYEWIRMPDSSGFGDYTESGLVIPCRYKGADYNFVSQMYLDDDPPIAAGREIWGFPKKYAHPKLEVVHDTLTGTLTYAGQTVAMGSMGYKHHSMTGNGDRTVATLSKTQINLKIIPSVTGEPEICQLVAINLTEIVPKGSWSGPGRLHLVPHVNAPVADFPVRHVIGAHHFIADLTLPYGRVLYDYTKAEAEQESEEKRILMAGE
- a CDS encoding 3-hydroxybutyrate dehydrogenase, yielding MLKGKSAVVTGSTSGIGLAIARALAKEGANVMINGFGEKDAIDKELAGIKQDFGVTAVYSAADMSKPDEIAAMIATAQADLGSVDILVNNAGIQYVSPIEDFPVEKWDAIIAINLSSAFHTIRAAVPGMKAKGWGRIIQTASAHSLVASPFKSAYVAAKHGIAGLTKTVALELAQHKITSNCISPGYVWTPLVEKQIPDTMAARHLTKEQVIHDVLLAAQPTKQFVTVEQVAALALFLCSDAASEITGANIPIDGGWTAE